Proteins found in one Plasmodium knowlesi strain H genome assembly, chromosome: 12 genomic segment:
- a CDS encoding calcineurin subunit B, putative, whose product MGNTQAILSEKDQKDLLQAANFSEVDIKKMYKRFVELDTNKNGQLDPNELFDVPEISDNPLVKRVISIFDSNSDGKVSFVEFLVGITKLASSTDDFQKKKFAFDIYDINKDGMISNGELFTVMKMMVGNNLNDIQLQQLVDRTIIQADKDGDGMISFEEFKDMISHMDVGNKLKLDL is encoded by the exons atggg AAACACACAAGCAATATTATCAGAGAAAGACCAAAAGGATTTGTTACAAGCAGCTAATTTTAGCGAAgtggatataaaaaaaatgtacaaaagaTTTGTTGAACTTgacacaaataaaaatggacaacTAGATCCAAATGAATTATTTGACGTTCCTGAAATAAGcgat AACCCACTAGTTAAAAGAGTCATATCAATCTTTGATTCCAACTCGGATGGAAAAGTTTCTTTTGTGGAATTCTTAGTTGGCATAA CCAAGCTAGCCTCGAGCACGGATGATTttcagaagaagaaatttgcCTTTGATATATACGACATAAATAAGGATGGAATGATATCCAACGGGGAGCTGTTTACCGTTATGAAGATGATGGTAGGGAATAACCTAAATGATATACAG TTGCAGCAATTGGTCGACCGAACCATTATACAGGCCGATAAGGATGGAGATGGGATGATTTCCTTCGAAGAATTTAAAGAT ATGATATCCCACATGGACGTTGGGAACAAATTGAAGCTAGATCTGTAG
- a CDS encoding elongation factor 2, putative: MVNFTVDQVREIMNKTKQIRNMSVIAHVDHGKSTLTDSLVSKAGIISSKHAGDARFTDTRADEQERCITIKSTGISMYFEHDLEDGEGKKPFLINLIDSPGHVDFSSEVTAALRVTDGALVVVDTIEGVCVQTETVLYQALGERIKPVLHVNKVDRALLELQMEVEDIYQTFARTIESVNVIISTYTDKLMGDIQVYPEKGTVSFGSGLQGWAFTLETFSRIYSKKFGIEKSKMMQRLWGNSFYDAKTKKWSKNQQEGYKRGFCQFIMEPILNLCQSIMNDDKDKYTKMLANIGVELKGDDKNLTGKQLLKKAMQLWLPAGDTLLEMIVTHLPSPATAQKYRVENLYEGPMDDEAANAIRNCDPNGPLMMYISKMVPTSDKGRFYAFGRVFSGTVATGQKVRIQGPHYVPGEKTDLYEKNIQRTVLMMGRYTEQVQDVPCGNTCCLVGVDQFIVKSGTITTFKEAHNIADMKYSVSPVVRVAVKPKDSKQLPKLVDGLKKLAKSDPLVLCQTDESGEHIISGCGELHIEICLKDLKDEYAQIDFIVSDPVVSYRETVTEESSITCLGKSPNKHNRLFMKAFPLAEGLPEDIDKNKVSDKDDPKARANYLHNNYQWDKNLALKIWAFGPETIGPNLLTDNTSGIQYMNEIKVHCVAAFQWASKEGVLCEENLRGCEFRMLDVHMHADAIHRGAGQIMPACKKCIYACELTAFPRLVEPIYLVDISCPQDVVSGVYSVLNKRRGIVISEDQKLGTPLLKIQAHLPVAESFGFTSALRAATSGQAFPQCVFDHWSVLYDDPFDSNKNSYKIIMNIRERKGIKVEMPQLDNYLDKL, encoded by the coding sequence atggtgaactTTACAGTGGATCAGGTTCGTGAAATCATGAACAAAACCAAGCAGATCAGGAACATGTCCGTTATAGCACATGTGGACCATGGAAAGTCAACTCTAACAGATTCTCTAGTTTCCAAAGCTGGTATTATTTCTAGCAAACATGCAGGAGATGCGCGTTTTACGGACACGAGAGCAGATGAGCAGGAAAGGTGTATTACCATCAAGTCGACCGGTATTTCTATGTACTTTGAGCACGATTTGGaagatggagaaggaaaaaagccCTTTCTTATTAACCTAATTGATTCCCCAGGACATGTTGATTTTTCATCAGAAGTTACAGCAGCGCTAAGAGTTACAGATGGTGCATTAGTTGTGGTGGATACCATTGAAGGAGTGTGTGTGCAGACAGAAACTGTGTTGTATCAAGCGTTAGGAGAAAGAATCAAGCCAGTTTTACATGTGAATAAAGTGGACAGAGCTTTGTTAGAATTGCAAATGGAAGTGGAAGATATCTATCAGACCTTTGCCAGAACGATTGAAAGTGTCAATGTCATTATCTCCACTTATACAGACAAGCTGATGGGAGACATTCAGGTGTACccagaaaaaggaacagtaTCTTTCGGTTCTGGTTTACAAGGCTGGGCATTTACCTTAGAAACCTTTTCTAGAATTTATTCCAAAAAGTTTGGTATCGAGAAGAGCAAAATGATGCAGCGTTTATGGGGTAACAGCTTTTATGATGCCAAGACGAAGAAATGGTCTAAAAATCAACAGGAAGGATATAAGAGAGGTTTCTGTCAATTTATCATGGAGCCAATTTTAAATCTATGTCAATCCATCATGAATGACGATAAGGATAAGTACACAAAGATGTTGGCAAACATCGGAGTTGAATTAAAAGGagatgataaaaatttaacaGGAAAACAATTACTAAAAAAAGCAATGCAGTTATGGTTACCAGCAGGAGATACTCTACTAGAAATGATTGTTACCCATTTGCCATCCCCAGCCACAGCACAAAAATATCGTGTGGAGAATTTATATGAAGGTCCAATGGATGATGAAGCTGCCAATGCTATTCGTAACTGTGATCCAAATGGTCCTCTAATGATGTACATATCGAAAATGGTGCCCACATCTGACAAGGGAAGATTTTATGCCTTTGGTCGTGTTTTCTCAGGAACAGTTGCAACAGGACAGAAAGTTAGAATTCAAGGTCCACATTACGTaccaggagaaaaaacagatTTGTATGAGAAGAATATCCAAAGGACAGTTCTTATGATGGGTAGGTATACCGAACAAGTGCAGGATGTGCCATGTGGTAATACCTGTTGTCTAGTCGGAGTGGATCAATTCATTGTAAAATCAGGAACTATTACAACTTTTAAAGAAGCACATAACATTGCGGATATGAAATATAGTGTGTCTCCAGTTGTGCGTGTTGCCGTGAAGCCCAAGGATAGCAAACAATTACCAAAATTAGTTGATGGTCTTAAGAAATTAGCCAAATCAGATCCATTAGTTCTATGTCAGACAGACGAATCAGGAGAACACATCATTTCCGGTTGTGGTGAATTACACATTGAAATTTGCTTAAAGGATTTAAAAGACGAATATGCACAGATTGATTTTATCGTTTCTGATCCCGTTGTTTCGTACAGAGAAACTGTCACAGAAGAATCCTCCATCACTTGTTTGGGTAAGTCACCAAACAAACACAACCGTCTCTTTATGAAAGCGTTCCCATTAGCTGAAGGCTTACCAGAAGATATTGACAAAAACAAAGTATCAGATAAGGATGATCCCAAAGCCAGAGCAAATTACCTACACAATAATTACCAATGGGATAAGAACTTAGCCTTGAAAATATGGGCATTCGGACCAGAAACTATTGGACCCAATTTGTTGACTGATAATACCAGTGGTATCCAGTACATGAATGAAATCAAGGTGCACTGTGTAGCAGCTTTTCAGTGGGCATCCAAGGAGGGAGTTTTATGTGAAGAAAACTTAAGAGGTTGTGAGTTCAGAATGTTAGACGTTCATATGCATGCTGATGCTATTCATAGAGGTGCTGGACAAATTATGCCCGCTTGTAAGAAATGTATCTACGCATGTGAATTGACTGCTTTCCCAAGATTAGTTGAACCCATTTACCTTGTTGATATTAGTTGCCCACAAGATGTTGTGAGTGGAGTTTACTCAGTATTAAACAAAAGAAGAGGTATTGTTATTTCGGAAGATCAGAAGTTAGGTACACCACTACTAAAAATACAGGCACATCTCCCCGTCGCGGAATCTTTTGGTTTCACCTCTGCATTACGAGCTGCCACCTCTGGACAAGCCTTCCCACAATGTGTCTTTGATCACTGGTCTGTACTTTATGACGATCCATTTGACTCCAACAAGAATTCCTACAAAATTATCATGAACATTAGAGAGAGAAAGGGTATTAAGGTCGAAATGCCTCAGTTAGACAACTATTTGGATAAGTTGTAA
- a CDS encoding E3 SUMO-protein ligase NSE2, putative, protein MFEQGESSKEAQSKSGDQLTEDDLIPSFQEIWDSLNKYDEEYTPSSEIQKYHSSLQKSLYNILFSIKYFRSEELNIDAQFLKLVNRYVKFKLQGNQTDEKDISRLARFHLKNQKDDDEEDELLVDEEVGVFPTKCPISQMPFENPVTQRFSKNRRACVHTFEKAFILRLMQNKDTIECPIAACKKKVYKNSLHPDYEFLHHARYKKFRDNIAEAKEYFVNLRNDESKGFDFVE, encoded by the exons ATGTTCGAGCAAGGGGAATCCTCGAAGGAG GCGCAAAGCAAAAGCGGAGACCAATTGACTGAGGATGATCTC ATCCCAAGCTTCCAGGAAATCTGGGACAGCCTGAACAAATATGATGAGGAGTACACCCCGTCGAGTGAAATCCAGAAATATCACAGTTCTTTGCAGAAAAGCCTGTACAACATTCTATTTTCGATTAAATATTTTC GGTCAG AGGAGTTAAATATTGATGCGCAATTTTTGAAGCTCGTGAACAGATATGTGAAGTTTAAATTGCAAG GAAATCAAACGGACGAAAAGGATATATCCAGATTAGCAAGG TTTCACTTAAAGAATCAGAAagacgatgatgaggaggacgAATTGCTCGTGGATGAAGAAGTTGGGGTTTTCCCCACCAAATGTCCCATATCACAAATGCCTTTTGAAAACCCAGTGACGCAACG GTTTAGCAAAAATAGAAGGGCATGTGTGCACACGTTTGAAAAAGCCTTCATACTCCGATTGAT gCAAAATAAAGACACGATCGAATGCCCCATAGCAG CTTGCAAAAAGAAGGTCTACAAAAATAGCCTACACCCCGATTACGAATTTTTGCATCATGCAAG GTACAAAAAATTCCGAGACAACATTGCAGAGGCCAAGGAGTACTTCGTCAATCTAAGGAACGACG AAAGCAAAGGTTTCGATTTTGTTGAGTAA
- a CDS encoding acetyl-CoA acetyltransferase, putative, with product MMTTSNLRRVFVAGYARTPIGSLGGSLSQIPVHKLAAPTILKALERSQIEKDEVDCLIFGQSLPAGCGPLPLQRVVVSTGINLNAKTHLVSNLCCGGLDAITLGYELIKGGKDICVVGAMESMSQSPFYLKNIRTEKYHLGNCLINDSIVCDGYDYIVNNKELKKNNNMEQFCKKYKIPRVDLDAYVVKSFKRTANAYSDNLIQQELFPLIIQKKKNPITNEKTVIETDEMYKKYNLDDICNLSIDSVVTSCNTAPLADGACAIVLMSEHKINQLQINPLVQIVTYDHASVYPSDAPLSISHSIIKCLKKVNKSSVDYYEINESSALDVVYNIRNLGLDDSNVNINGGALSIGHPSSVSGSRILISLITALKNFDMKLGCASINNYLGTSTSVIVENA from the exons ATGATGACAACAAGCAATTTGAGAAGGGTGTTCGTTGCGGGCTATGCCAGGACGCCCATCGGTTCCCTTGGTGGGAGCTTGTCCCAAATACCTGTGCATAAGTTAG CCGCCCCAACCATCTTGAAAGCCCTGGAGAGAAgccaaattgaaaaagacgAAGTGGACTGCCTAATTTTCGGACAGTCCCTACCCGCGGGGTGCGGCCCCTTGCCCCTCCAGAGGGTGGTAGTTTCGACGG GAATAAACCTAAACGCGAAGACGCACCTGGTAAGTAACCTGTGTTGCGGAGGGCTGGACGCCATCACCCTCGGTTATGAGCTAATAAAAGGCGGGAAGGATATCTGCGTAGTTGGCGCCATGGAATCAATGTCGCAAAGccccttttatttaaaaaatataagaacaGAAAAGTACCATCTGGGTAATTGCCTAATAAATGATAGCATCGTCTGCGATGGGTACGACTACATTGTTAACAacaaagaattaaaaaaaaataataacatgGAAcagttttgcaaaaaatataaaatcccCAGAGTAGACCTCGATGCTTATGTTGTCAAATCGTTTAAAAGAACAGCCAATGCGTACAGTGATAATTTAATTCAACAAGAATTATTTCCGTTAATAAtccaaaagaagaaaaacccCATCACGAATGAAAAAACGGTTATAGAAACAGacgaaatgtacaaaaaatataacctTGATGATATTTGTAATTTAAGTATTGACTCTGTAGTAACGAGCTGTAATACTGCACCGTTGGCAGATGGTGCTTGTGCAATTGTACTTATGAGTGAACATAAAATAAACCAACTGCAAATAAATCCCTTAGTGCAGATTGTAACCTATGATCATGCATCCGTCTACCCTTCTGATGCTCCACTCAGTATTTCTCACTCAATTATCAAGTGTCTTAAAAAGGTAAATAAATCTTCTGTTGATTATTACGAGATTAATGAATCCTCCGCTTTAGACGTAGTGTACAACATTCGCAACCTAGGCTTAGACGACTCTaatgtaaatataaatgGCGGGGCTTTATCCATAGGCCATCCTAGCTCTGTTTCCGGATCCAGGATCCTCATTTCGCTCATTACTGCTTTGAAAAATTTTGACATGAAATTGGGTTGCGCTTCTATAAATAACTACCTAGGCACATCTACCTCTGTCATTGTGGAAAACgcttag
- a CDS encoding pre-mRNA-splicing factor CWF18, putative has translation MGAKDYRDLKFYNYIPVNKELKKSCVPCPDTEELEAKLNEEFEEQVKNAFQGNVLDRIDAKNINADLKRDLQKKLNVLSKKTDKAIIELIKRKINEGKNSTQEDALNDNNQNEEQDQNMENSNTLNFNQNGNDSNYGHLLQQAMDKLDIMDDSD, from the coding sequence ATGGGGGCAAAGGACTACAGAGATTTAAAATTCTACAACTACATTCCTGTGAACAAGGAGCTGAAGAAATCCTGCGTGCCTTGTCCAGATACGGAAGAATTGGAAGCGAAATTAAATGAGGAATTCGAGGAACAGGTGAAAAATGCATTTCAAGGGAATGTTCTCGACCGAATTGATGCGAAAAATATCAATGCTGATTTGAAGAGAGATTTgcaaaagaaattaaatGTGTTATCGAAAAAAACGGATAAAGCTATAATCGAGctaattaaaaggaaaataaatgaaggtAAAAATAGTACACAAGAAGACGCCCTTAACGATAACAATCAAAATGAGGAGCAGGACCAGAACATGGAAAATTCCAACACGTTAAATTTtaatcaaaatggaaatgactCCAATTATGGTCACCTTTTACAGCAGGCCATGGACAAATTGGATATCATGGATGACTCCGATTGA
- a CDS encoding S-adenosylmethionine-dependent methyltransferase, putative encodes MVPVLPAARGFYSSFAKRKNGAIPPKWLNNYHSKVNYVDTPAKRPSLVVTERCVKNVLNGFPWIYSKDVKNADELTLYSPCIVNIKNEYDEQLGVGIYNKNSVIASRVLSTNINDCLNEEFFTSRIEKAYKKRLQLFPNDNFFRVVNAESDFLPGVIIDKFDKLLCVQINASGMDILLHSILKSIEKVLNPEIIILKNDSKIRKLEKLPLKKEVYKGIYNAPVEVRENGLTFFVDVLKGQKTGWYYDQRLNRAMLISYCKNKRVLDLFSYVGSFGITLAYYGAKEVTCVDSSYAAIQHGIKAAHYNGVMDKTNFVHSCVKKFLSLCLHAQVGFSSGHIDRADVHSRHHLLEASESGCPKSSCQENSASSSPTCSHLDQPPNGHMTNLSISQNDMHANVSPSAEDGEKLLSDVENIFIYGKSNVDTTDIEDVENLLIKSNRDEFFRKKYDVILVDPPALARNNYLLPAALKIYQKLLYISFRIVEKPGYVFVSSCNKLVGYEELLLCIRRSLHWSKCEGTIIGEGRISADHPVHVSLPETRYLTSVLLMVS; translated from the coding sequence ATGGTGCCTGTTCTTCCTGCTGCAAGAGGCTTCTATTCCTCGTTcgcaaaaaggaagaacggCGCTATCCCTCCCAAGTGGCTGAACAACTATCATAGTAAAGTCAACTATGTGGACACCCCTGCGAAAAGGCCCTCACTAGTGGTTACTGAAAGgtgcgtaaaaaatgtattgaatGGATTTCCATGGATATACTCAAAAGATGTAAAAAATGCAGACGAATTAACCCTGTACAGTCCATGCATagttaatataaaaaatgaatatgatGAACAGCTGGGGGTAGGAATATACAATAAGAACTCTGTTATCGCATCGAGGGTATTAAGTACAAATATAAATGATTGCTtaaatgaagaattttttacCTCTCGAATTGAAaaagcatataaaaaaaggctGCAGTTATTTCCCAACGATAATTTCTTTCGCGTTGTTAATGCAGAAAGTGATTTTCTACCTGGAGTAATTATTGACAAATTTGACAAGTTACTATGTGTGCAGATAAATGCCAGTGGCATGGATATCCTCTTACATTCTATTTTGAAAAGCATAGAGAAGGTACTAAACCCAGAAATTATAATCCTAAAAAATGATAGTAAAATAAGGAAGCTAGAAAAATTGCCCctaaaaaaagaggtgtACAAAGGTATATACAACGCACCTGTAGAAGTGAGAGAAAATGGATTAACCTTCTTTGTGGATGTTTTAAAGGGTCAAAAGACAGGATGGTATTATGATCAAAGATTGAACCGCGCAATGCTTATTAGCTACTGTAAGAATAAGAGGGTACTcgatttattttcttatgtTGGTTCCTTTGGAATTACGTTAGCTTACTATGGCGCTAAGGAAGTGACTTGTGTTGACTCCTCCTACGCTGCTATTCAGCATGGGATTAAGGCGGCGCATTATAACGGTGTCATGGATAAAAcaaattttgtccattcctGTGTAAAGAAATTTCTCAGCCTTTGTCTGCACGCCCAGGTAGGGTTTTCCTCCGGTCATATTGACAGGGCAGATGTGCACTCCCGACACCACCTTCTTGAAGCAAGCGAATCGGGATGTCCTAAATCGTCATGCCAAGAAAACAGCGCATCCAGCTCCCCTACTTGTAGCCACTTGGATCAGCCCCCCAATGGGCATATGACAAATCTGAGCATCTCACAAAATGACATGCACGCAAACGTATCCCCCTCTGCGGAAGACGGGGAGAAGCTCCTTTCGGATgttgaaaatatattcatatatggAAAGAGCAATGTTGACACGACTGATATAGAGGATGTAGAAAATTTACTGATTAAATCTAATAGGGATGaatttttcagaaaaaaatacgacGTCATATTGGTTGACCCCCCAGCTTTGGCACGAAACAATTATTTACTCCCTGCTGCCTTAAAAATTTACCAGAAACTTTTGTACATATCATTTCGAATTGTGGAGAAACCTGGGTACGTGTTCGTCTCCAGTTGTAACAAACTGGTTGGTTATGAGGAGCTCCTCTTATGCATACGGAGGTCGCTACATTGGTCCAAGTGCGAAGGCACCATAATAGGTGAGGGTCGTATTAGCGCGGATCACCCGGTGCACGTGTCGCTACCCGAGACGAGATACCTAACATCAGTCCTACTGATGGTTAGCTAG
- a CDS encoding transcriptional regulatory protein sir2b, putative: MSCMNYALRLSKNENKGPLGEKEYFEDSEEEKRKIKELIQKIRTSKHIVVHAGAGISTSSGLQDFRGPTGIWTNEFLNDASHRRKKQLGKRRKGGHESSKVKETQDVKMPHPNDSQNAKTKKIRRSSQGKCELSDDPSEHSSVSRTEKSPFDFVKIERPESLYEDDTVQSHWEGEGNFPEYRSKHTRVAHGQRQDYAKYQEKEYLNGYEGEAHAEEERESIRTEGDKHFVKEKEKSENSDMTLVRSNVQGSEEGEGGELSRHVCVKKENATSTYEGDTTSLDRNGNNEQGNSTGETENPLSNEHYVIFGNRKKKVIDLHLALPTKTHIMIKELMKRNVIKFLITQNIDSLHYRCGTKFSKISEIHGNIFIERCDFCGRRYLRDFVISTISFQPTGALCFLCSFPPIGVCTDVLLDWNNAYEDFFHLNSIRHSQMADFHFCLGSSFYIVPASYYPSKKKFANENSYSCLINYQKSSLSKEVDLSLHSNVNNISDVIIKEFSLEPLCIRSALIVVVRCQIIHFDLIFDELITVKNVIQDGDYVDFPKGEISSHSSFPIVKTDENSSLEEYPCSQTNQGRGKDNSTYDGVKQLKEDRNSSTCVSPHFSTHQTDSDGYAEKPHSEKNPLKVQIFLIKCSMIKNVNINEPVDEAHKLGVTLIDKTKGIWLVRTNFCCVLEIELWYKSFVLLKLNYDENCPFVELNAWSVDVAYTYGDDIDDVDYVNSRGTPKSRNFDLHKNKYVDSTTPDTCSTKKGVYIKENLHSEPNHMDGNLSNHHRDRNERPDAEQSLPISEILPEHVYVGYNPNNIHSQSGVEQLAILTNASKLSKHSSYERFELPNALKLLYNLFCLVNKTERADETENERKNKYFKREKTPNEDTLETFVKNMHSPENINLYTTDFIKSFTPKESISYRSHYTFRERKKRNLSDFNLCSSSDENKEKKMFVFYNLYMKESSHIYNIVIQRDIIRKRVWDFSLHSSYSPRINSKGDLGDYSAREEIHEASKINDDHFVRSTRKIESDPLHEMHHVEIASLENCKNCDEHENVDEDSYHKDNVSLSQGSEPIISNNPKENLEVPPTEEVPKNYNIAAMEQSRDDSNTSGFEEKVSKPDKARENYLQEEENDACSTKKKSAYFNHRSSELLFYPVMLINSKHQLGELVSKVPKYIKPQRRYTPYRKLSRDRENSNTLQRCRSEIWQEKYNEMVCDMEQEHTVDFVLLREVCYFPLWLLNYVNDLFECL, encoded by the coding sequence ATGAGCTGCATGAACTATGCGCTGCGTTTGTCgaaaaacgaaaacaaaGGGCCACTAGgtgaaaaggaatattttgaagattctgaggaagaaaaaaggaagataaaagaactaattcaaaaaataagaacGAGTAAGCACATCGTGGTTCATGCTGGTGCCGGCATATCCACGAGCTCAGGGCTACAGGATTTTAGAGGCCCAACTGGAATTTGGACGAACGAATTCCTGAACGATGCGAGTCACAGAAGAAAGAAGCAACTGGGAAAGCGACGAAAAGGGGGGCACGAATCAAGCAAGGTGAAGGAAACCCAGGATGTAAAGATGCCTCATCCAAATGATAGCCAAAATGCGAAGACAAAGAAGATACGAAGAAGCTCACAAGGAAAATGTGAACTCTCGGATGACCCCTCCGAGCACAGCTCCGTTAGCAGAACGGAAAAGTCTCCATTCGATTTTGTCAAAATAGAGAGGCCTGAGAGTTTGTACGAAGACGACACGGTCCAATCACACTGGGAGGGAGAGGGTAATTTCCCAGAGTACCGTTCCAAGCATACAAGAGTAGCACATGGACAACGTCAAGATTATGCAAAATAtcaagaaaaggaatatttaAATGGTTACGAGGGAGAAGCACATGCCGAGGAAGAGAGGGAGTCCATTCGCACTGAGGGAGATAAACAttttgtgaaggaaaaagagaaaagtgaaaattcCGACATGACACTCGTGCGTAGCAATGTGCAAGGAagtgaggaaggagaagggggggAATTAAGCAGgcatgtgtgtgtaaaaaaagaaaatgcaacTTCTACTTATGAGGGGGATACCACAAGCCTCGACCGAAACGGTAACAATGAACAGGGAAATTCCACAGGGGAAACAGAGAATCCTCTTTCAAATGAACACTATGTCATATttggaaacagaaaaaaaaaagtcatcGACCTTCATCTAGCCCTGCCAACCAAAACGCACATCATGATAAAGGAGCTAATGAAAAGGAAcgttataaaatttttaatcacGCAAAATATAGATTCACTGCACTATAGATGTGGCACTaaattttcgaaaatttCAGAAATACATGGAAATATATTCATCGAAAGGTGTGATTTCTGTGGTAGAAGATATTTGAGAGATTTTGTTATATCAACAATTAGTTTCCAACCCACGGGAGCGTTATGCTTTTTATGTTCCTTCCCTCCGATAGGTGTATGCACAGATGTTTTATTAGATTGGAATAATGCATACGAAGATTTCTTCCATTTAAATTCTATTAGACATTCTCAGATGGCTGATTTCCACTTTTGTCTGGGCTCCAGCTTTTACATTGTTCCAGCTAGCTATTATccatccaaaaaaaaatttgcaaatgaAAACTCGTACAGCTGTTTGATTAATTATCAGAAGTCTTCCCTATCAAAGGAAGTCGACTTAAGTTTGCATTCTAATGTGAACAACATTTCCGATGTAATTATTAAAGAATTTTCTCTCGAACCTCTCTGCATTAGAAGCGCATTGATTGTTGTGGTCAGGTGCCAAATAATCCACTTTGATTTAATTTTCGACGAATTGATAACGGTGAAAAATGTCATCCAGGATGGCGACTATGTAGACTTCccgaagggggaaatatcCAGCCATTCGTCATTCCCGATTGTCAAAACGGATGAGAATTCTTCGTTGGAGGAATATCCCTGTAGTCAAACGAACCAAGGTAGGGGGAAAGATAATTCAACTTATGATGGGGTGAAGCAGTTAAAGGAGGATAGAAATTCGTCCACATGTGTGTCTCCACATTTTTCCACACATCAGACTGATTCTGACGGGTATGCAGAAAAGCCACATAGTGAAAAGAATCCATTGAAGGTACAGATCTTCCTAATCAAATGCTCGATGATTAAGAACGTGAATATAAACGAACCAGTTGATGAAGCACACAAATTAGGAGTAACCTTGATAGATAAGACTAAAGGCATTTGGCTAGTAAGGACAAATTTTTGCTGTGTATTAGAAATCGAATTATGGTATAAGTCCTTTGTTTTgctaaaattaaattatgaTGAAAACTGCCCCTTCGTGGAGCTAAATGCTTGGAGTGTAGACGtagcatatacatatggtGATGACATTGATGATGTGGACTATGTCAACAGCAGGGGTACTCCTAAAAGCAGAAATTTCGATTTGCACAAAAATAAGTATGTGGATAGCACCACTCCTGACACGTGCAGTACCAAAAAGGGTGTatacataaaggaaaatctCCACAGTGAGCCTAACCACATGGATGGCAATCTTTCAAACCACCATAGAGACCGTAATGAACGTCCTGACGCAGAACAGTCGTTGCCTATTTCAGAAATTTTGCCCGAACATGTTTATGTGGGTTATAATCCAAACAATATTCATTCGCAGTCTGGGGTTGagcagctagctattttaaCGAATGCAAGCAAGCTATCCAAACATAGCAGCTACGAGCGCTTCGAACTTCCCAACGCTCTTAAATTGCTCTACAATTTGTTCTGCTTAGTAAACAAAACTGAAAGGGCAGACGaaacagaaaatgaaaggaaaaacaaatacttcaaaagggaaaaaacaccCAATGAAGACACACTAGAGACATTTGTAAAAAACATGCATTCGCCAGAAAATATCAATTTATACACAACCGACTTTATAAAGTCTTTTACACCGAAGGAGAGTATTTCGTACCGGAGCCATTACACCTtcagggaaaggaaaaaaagaaacctaAGTGACTTCAATTTGTGCTCCTCCTCTGAtgaaaacaaggaaaaaaaaatgtttgttttttataaCTTATACATGAAGGAAAGCagccatatatataatatcgTAATTCAGAGAGATATAATTCGAAAACGCGTTTGGGATTTTTCGCTACATAGTAGTTACTCTCCAAGAATAAACTCAAAAGGGGACCTTGGCGATTACTCAGcaagagaagaaatacatGAAGCGAGCAAAATTAATGATGACCATTTTGTAAGAAGTAccagaaaaattgaaagtgATCCTTTACACGAGATGCACCACGTAGAAATAGCATCCTTAGAgaattgcaaaaattgtGATGAACACGAAAACGTAGATGAGGACAGCTATCACAAAGACAATGTCTCACTCAGTCAAGGGAGTGAACCCATCATAAGTAATAATCCaaaagaaaatttggaaGTGCCTCCGACGGAGGAGGTACCGAAGAATTATAACATTGCCGCGATGGAACAATCAAGGGATGATTCGAATACAAGTGGTTTTGAAGAGAAGGTTTCTAAACCAGATAAAGCCAGAGAGAATTACTtgcaggaagaggaaaatgacgCGTgcagcacaaaaaaaaagtcagcTTATTTTAACCACCGTTCTTCGGAACTATTGTTCTATCCAGTTATGCTTATAAATAGCAAACACCAACTTGGTGAATTGGTGTCGAAAGTACCCAAGTATATCAAACCCCAGAGGAGGTACACTCCTTACAGGAAGCTCAGCAGGGATAGAGAAAACTCCAATACACTTCAGAGATGTAGAAGTGAAATTTGGCAAGAGAAATATAACGAGATGGTTTGCGATATGGAACAAGAGCACACTGTCGATTTTGTTCTCCTTCGGGAGGTATGCTACTTCCCTCTGTGGCTTCTGAATTATGTAAACGACTTGTTTGAGTGCCTATGA